From a single Chloracidobacterium thermophilum B genomic region:
- a CDS encoding protein-methionine-sulfoxide reductase heme-binding subunit MsrQ yields the protein MKPSNPKPTTATLFDPAFAQRLVLLNGLFPLALCGWDGFLGQLGANPLEFILRLTGGLALVFLTLTLTVTPLVAWFGPPWLIRLRRTLGLLAFFHASLHFTAYVWFDKMFDLAAVGVDVLRRPFILFGMLGFLVMIPLAATSTNRMIKRLGAARWKRLHRLTYVAAVAGVIHFYLFVKADTTMPLAFAAIVGLLLVYRWLRAQQITTLGLDARR from the coding sequence TTGAAGCCATCCAATCCAAAACCGACGACAGCAACGTTGTTTGACCCAGCCTTTGCGCAGCGGCTGGTGCTGCTCAACGGACTGTTTCCGCTGGCGCTGTGCGGATGGGACGGATTCCTGGGCCAGCTTGGGGCAAACCCGCTGGAGTTCATCCTCCGCCTGACCGGTGGGCTGGCGCTGGTCTTTCTGACCCTGACCCTGACAGTAACCCCCCTGGTGGCTTGGTTTGGTCCGCCCTGGCTCATCCGGCTGCGGCGCACGCTGGGACTGCTGGCGTTTTTCCATGCCAGCCTGCACTTCACGGCTTATGTCTGGTTCGACAAGATGTTTGACCTGGCGGCCGTGGGTGTGGATGTCCTGCGCCGGCCGTTCATCCTGTTCGGCATGCTGGGTTTTCTCGTCATGATTCCGCTGGCGGCCACATCCACCAACCGGATGATCAAGCGGCTGGGCGCGGCGCGCTGGAAACGCCTGCACCGCCTGACCTACGTGGCAGCCGTGGCTGGCGTCATCCACTTCTACCTGTTTGTCAAAGCCGATACGACCATGCCGCTGGCCTTTGCCGCCATCGTCGGCCTCCTGCTGGTCTATCGCTGGTTGCGGGCGCAGCAGATCACCACGCTCGGCCTCGACGCCAGACGCTGA
- a CDS encoding hybrid sensor histidine kinase/response regulator: MPSDPSWTPDSAALQRNLAQVRRLRGLYAVLLLTLTALMIAGQVAVQTFIHRQRDDARIINIAGRQRMRSQRLTKCLLAWQVAATPAERQAYLDELRDTLKQWKAAHQTLQDGNSETGLTACSTPASRAALQSTLPHFNAMVSTLEQVLATTDATGLPRPPTPEQVQTVLKHQRLFLARMETVVDELEAGSNACRVQVQVFGWVWLGVVLVIFTLEGNFIVRRALKQTTAVIREISLARDRLASLNRRLEQARDAAQAAARAKSAFLANMSHEIRTPMNGVIGMSNLLASTPLSGEQREYLETIRSSAESLLVILNDILDFSKIEAGALHIEQTPFDLRECIESTLDVIAEPASRKRLDVAYLIEDNVPTTIVSDPTRFRQVLLNLLSNAIKFTEQGEVVVTVSAEPLDDDEPSLTKLTANDRPRRYELRVDVRDTGIGIPPEAHGRVFRDFEQATETTYRVYGGTGLGLAISKRLVEMLGGNIWFESEVGRGTTFHFTLPCESAPNQPRVYVRGSLPELENKIALVVDDNATNRHILEYQLRAWHALPLMAASAAEALHCLQQPGTKVDIFILDVQLPDMDGLTLAREIRRQPAYARTPILFFGSTMEESLKAQLSTFAPSAMMPKPIRLTRFQRQLEELLAPRPEPAPSTPQPLFDATLGQQHPLRVLVVEDNVVNRKLAVRMLEKLGYQPDTASDGIEGVEAILGAVACEKPYDLVFMDVQMPGKDGLEAVREVRAALAPDMCPRFIALTAAVLEEERRAAFAAGVDDYLGKPFTIHDLVAALQATSPLARRHRAKSTGELIG, from the coding sequence ATGCCTTCCGATCCCTCCTGGACTCCCGACAGTGCGGCTCTCCAACGTAACCTGGCACAGGTGCGGCGGCTTCGGGGGTTGTATGCCGTTCTGCTGCTGACGCTCACGGCTCTGATGATTGCCGGGCAGGTTGCCGTACAGACCTTCATTCACCGGCAGCGCGACGACGCCCGCATCATCAACATTGCCGGTCGCCAGCGCATGCGCAGCCAACGGCTGACCAAGTGCCTTCTGGCCTGGCAGGTCGCAGCGACGCCAGCGGAACGCCAGGCTTACCTTGACGAACTGCGGGACACCCTCAAGCAGTGGAAAGCGGCCCACCAGACGCTCCAGGATGGCAACTCCGAAACCGGCCTGACGGCGTGCAGCACGCCGGCCTCCCGTGCGGCCCTTCAGTCCACCCTGCCCCACTTCAACGCCATGGTCAGCACGCTGGAGCAGGTGTTGGCCACGACGGATGCCACGGGCCTGCCCCGCCCACCCACACCGGAGCAGGTTCAAACTGTCCTGAAACACCAACGGCTGTTTCTGGCCAGGATGGAAACCGTCGTTGATGAACTCGAAGCCGGATCGAATGCGTGCCGCGTGCAGGTGCAGGTCTTCGGGTGGGTCTGGCTGGGCGTGGTGCTGGTCATCTTCACTCTGGAGGGGAATTTCATCGTCCGCCGGGCGCTGAAACAGACGACCGCCGTCATCCGTGAAATTTCGCTGGCGCGCGACCGTCTGGCCAGCCTCAACCGGCGGCTGGAACAGGCCCGTGATGCCGCCCAGGCCGCAGCCCGCGCCAAATCAGCTTTTCTGGCCAACATGAGCCATGAGATTCGCACGCCGATGAACGGCGTCATCGGCATGTCCAACCTGCTGGCCAGCACGCCGCTTTCCGGCGAACAGCGCGAATACCTGGAAACCATCCGCTCCAGCGCCGAGAGCCTGCTCGTCATCCTCAACGACATTCTGGACTTCTCGAAAATCGAAGCCGGCGCGCTCCACATCGAGCAGACGCCGTTTGATCTGCGTGAGTGCATTGAAAGCACACTGGATGTCATTGCCGAACCGGCCAGCCGCAAGCGGCTGGATGTGGCCTACCTCATCGAAGACAACGTCCCGACCACGATTGTCAGTGACCCGACACGCTTCCGGCAGGTGCTGCTCAACCTGCTCAGCAACGCCATCAAATTCACCGAGCAGGGCGAAGTCGTCGTGACGGTCAGCGCCGAACCACTCGACGATGACGAGCCAAGCCTGACCAAACTTACCGCCAACGACCGACCCCGGCGCTACGAACTGCGGGTGGATGTGCGCGACACCGGCATTGGCATCCCGCCCGAAGCCCACGGCCGGGTGTTTCGGGATTTCGAACAGGCAACGGAAACGACCTACCGGGTTTATGGCGGCACAGGTCTGGGACTGGCCATCTCCAAACGCCTGGTCGAAATGCTGGGCGGCAACATCTGGTTTGAAAGCGAAGTCGGACGGGGGACGACCTTCCACTTCACCCTACCGTGTGAATCCGCTCCCAACCAGCCACGGGTGTACGTCCGCGGCTCGCTGCCCGAACTCGAAAACAAAATCGCCCTCGTGGTGGATGACAACGCGACCAACCGGCACATTCTGGAGTACCAGCTTCGCGCCTGGCACGCCCTGCCGCTGATGGCAGCGTCGGCCGCCGAAGCTCTGCACTGCCTGCAACAACCGGGCACCAAAGTGGACATCTTCATTCTCGATGTGCAGTTGCCCGACATGGACGGTCTGACCCTGGCCAGAGAAATCCGCAGGCAACCAGCCTATGCCCGGACGCCGATTCTGTTTTTCGGTTCAACGATGGAAGAAAGTCTCAAGGCGCAGCTCAGCACGTTTGCGCCGTCCGCGATGATGCCCAAGCCCATCCGTCTGACGCGCTTTCAGCGCCAACTGGAAGAGCTGCTTGCACCGCGTCCCGAACCAGCGCCCAGCACGCCCCAACCGCTGTTTGATGCCACTCTTGGGCAGCAGCATCCCCTGCGGGTGCTTGTCGTCGAAGATAATGTCGTCAACCGGAAGCTGGCTGTGCGGATGCTCGAAAAACTGGGGTATCAGCCCGATACCGCCTCGGATGGCATCGAGGGGGTGGAAGCCATCCTGGGCGCGGTCGCCTGTGAAAAACCCTACGACCTGGTCTTCATGGACGTACAAATGCCGGGAAAAGACGGACTGGAAGCCGTCCGGGAAGTGCGGGCGGCACTGGCGCCAGATATGTGTCCACGCTTCATCGCGCTCACGGCGGCGGTGCTGGAGGAAGAACGCCGCGCCGCCTTTGCCGCCGGCGTGGACGACTACCTGGGCAAGCCCTTCACGATCCATGATCTGGTGGCGGCCCTCCAGGCCACATCGCCGCTGGCCCGACGCCACCGGGCCAAATCCACCGGGGAGCTGATCGGTTGA
- a CDS encoding DUF427 domain-containing protein, with translation MLPKPIPPQPGQESVWDYPRPPRLERTAKRLRVVFAGTTIAETTQGWRVLETSHPPVYYFPPADILPDVLVATPRTSYCEWKGMAQYHSVRVGQRIAPDAAWSYPRPTPPFAPIAGYVAFYAAAMDACYVDDELVVPQPGGFYGGWITKDIVGPFKGVPGSWGW, from the coding sequence ATGCTTCCAAAACCCATTCCGCCACAACCCGGACAGGAATCCGTCTGGGACTATCCGCGCCCACCCCGGCTGGAACGCACGGCGAAGCGGCTGCGCGTCGTCTTCGCCGGCACAACCATTGCCGAAACGACCCAGGGCTGGCGCGTCCTCGAAACGAGCCATCCGCCGGTCTATTACTTTCCGCCGGCGGACATCCTTCCTGATGTCCTTGTGGCCACGCCCCGCACGTCCTACTGCGAGTGGAAAGGCATGGCTCAGTACCACAGCGTACGGGTCGGACAGCGGATCGCACCGGATGCGGCCTGGAGTTACCCGCGGCCGACGCCTCCGTTTGCCCCCATTGCCGGTTACGTCGCTTTTTACGCTGCTGCCATGGACGCCTGCTACGTGGACGATGAACTGGTCGTCCCCCAGCCGGGCGGTTTTTACGGCGGCTGGATTACCAAAGACATCGTTGGGCCGTTCAAAGGCGTTCCCGGCTCGTGGGGCTGGTGA
- the feoB gene encoding ferrous iron transport protein B, whose translation MSDETPSRRLALVGNPNSGKTTLFNALTGLRQKVGNYPGVTVEKKEGRLTVGETEVTLIDLPGVYSLSARSLDERITRDVVLGRQTDTPPPEGILAIADASNLERNLYLVTQVMELGRPVWLALNMMDLAEAKGLVFDLDRLSQGLGIPVVPIVASKGIGLETLRRKLVGPLPAVPTRQWRLPQVIEAEVSALAEQLRQRRWATDAAAEGEAIRLLLNEPAEDDTPPPADIQAAVAAARERLEAMGIEWWSAEAEGRYGWIQTLCRAAIQQPGQFQRTTSDRIDAIVTHRLWGPVLFAGLMLFIFQSIFTWAQVPMDAIGWMMDRLGALVRERLPAGELNDLVVDGVIAGVGAVVTFLPQILILTLFIALLEDTGYMARAAFIMDRLMRRVGLSGKSFIPLLGSFACAIPGITATRTIENAKDRLVTILIAPLMSCSARLPVYALMIGACFPADRRLWGVFSLPGVVLFAMYALGILAALAMGWLFKKTLIRGASPPLILELPPYRLPSPRTVLLTMFSAGGQFLYRAGTVILAISIVLWFLATHPRSVALSRDYAAERAAITQTGQMSREEAADRLQVLERLEKAERRERSFIGQAGKLIEPVIAPLGFNWKIGVGIISAFAAREVFVGTLAIVYGIGDDEDAAGNQALHAALQADRHADGRPVFSPLVAVSVMVFFVLAMQCMSTLAVAWRETNSWRWPVVMFAYMTVLAYVGSLLVYQGGRWLGLGQ comes from the coding sequence GTGAGTGACGAAACACCTTCCCGCCGGCTGGCGTTGGTCGGGAACCCCAACTCTGGCAAAACGACGCTTTTCAATGCCCTGACGGGCCTGCGCCAGAAGGTCGGCAACTATCCGGGCGTCACGGTCGAGAAAAAGGAAGGCCGCCTGACCGTCGGCGAAACGGAAGTCACCCTCATTGACCTGCCAGGGGTCTATAGCCTTTCAGCGCGTTCGCTGGACGAACGCATCACGCGCGATGTCGTTCTGGGACGACAGACCGACACGCCGCCGCCGGAGGGCATTCTGGCCATTGCCGATGCCAGCAACCTGGAACGCAACCTGTACCTTGTCACGCAGGTCATGGAACTGGGGCGGCCCGTCTGGCTGGCGCTCAACATGATGGACCTGGCAGAAGCCAAAGGTCTCGTCTTCGATCTCGACCGGCTTTCCCAGGGATTGGGAATTCCCGTCGTGCCCATCGTCGCCAGCAAGGGCATCGGGCTTGAAACCCTGCGCCGGAAACTCGTCGGGCCGTTGCCTGCGGTACCCACCCGGCAGTGGCGACTCCCGCAGGTCATCGAAGCCGAAGTTTCGGCACTCGCGGAACAACTGCGCCAGCGCCGGTGGGCAACGGATGCCGCCGCCGAAGGTGAAGCCATCCGGCTGCTGCTCAACGAGCCGGCCGAAGACGACACGCCGCCACCGGCGGACATCCAGGCGGCTGTTGCGGCGGCGCGGGAACGGCTGGAAGCCATGGGCATCGAGTGGTGGAGCGCCGAGGCCGAAGGGCGCTACGGCTGGATTCAAACCCTGTGCCGGGCGGCCATCCAGCAACCGGGCCAGTTTCAACGCACCACCAGCGACCGGATTGATGCCATCGTCACGCATCGCCTGTGGGGGCCGGTACTGTTTGCCGGCCTGATGCTGTTCATCTTCCAGAGCATCTTCACCTGGGCGCAGGTGCCGATGGATGCCATCGGCTGGATGATGGACCGGTTGGGCGCGCTCGTCCGGGAACGTCTCCCGGCCGGCGAACTCAACGACCTCGTGGTGGACGGCGTCATTGCTGGCGTTGGCGCGGTTGTTACCTTCCTTCCGCAGATTCTCATCCTGACCCTGTTCATTGCCCTGCTCGAAGACACAGGCTACATGGCGCGGGCGGCGTTCATCATGGACCGGCTGATGCGCCGGGTGGGACTCAGCGGCAAGTCGTTCATCCCGCTGCTTGGTTCCTTTGCCTGCGCCATTCCGGGCATCACGGCGACGCGCACCATAGAAAACGCCAAAGACCGGCTGGTGACGATTCTCATTGCGCCGCTGATGAGCTGTAGCGCGCGGCTGCCGGTCTATGCCCTGATGATTGGGGCCTGTTTTCCGGCCGACCGGCGGCTGTGGGGGGTGTTTTCCCTGCCCGGCGTCGTGCTGTTTGCCATGTATGCCCTGGGCATCCTGGCGGCGCTGGCGATGGGCTGGCTTTTCAAGAAAACCCTGATTCGTGGAGCATCGCCACCGCTTATTCTGGAACTGCCCCCATACCGGCTGCCTTCCCCACGGACCGTCCTGCTGACAATGTTTTCCGCCGGCGGCCAGTTTCTCTACCGCGCCGGGACGGTCATCCTGGCCATCTCGATTGTCCTGTGGTTTCTGGCAACGCATCCCCGGTCGGTGGCACTCAGCCGGGACTACGCCGCTGAGCGCGCAGCCATTACCCAGACCGGGCAGATGTCCAGGGAAGAAGCGGCCGACCGGCTTCAGGTGCTCGAACGGCTCGAAAAAGCCGAACGGCGGGAACGCAGTTTCATCGGGCAGGCCGGCAAGCTCATCGAGCCGGTCATTGCGCCGCTGGGATTCAACTGGAAAATCGGCGTCGGCATCATCTCGGCATTTGCGGCGCGGGAAGTGTTCGTGGGAACGCTGGCTATTGTCTATGGCATCGGCGATGACGAAGACGCCGCTGGCAACCAGGCGCTGCATGCGGCGCTGCAAGCCGACCGTCACGCGGATGGGCGGCCGGTGTTTTCGCCTCTCGTGGCGGTGTCGGTGATGGTCTTTTTCGTACTGGCGATGCAGTGCATGTCCACGCTGGCCGTCGCCTGGCGGGAGACGAACAGTTGGCGCTGGCCCGTGGTGATGTTTGCCTACATGACGGTGCTGGCCTACGTCGGCAGCCTGCTCGTCTATCAGGGAGGCCGGTGGCTCGGCTTGGGACAGTGA
- the sctT gene encoding type III secretion system export apparatus subunit SctT, producing the protein MTDPIGFIDALLRLLDVQVSVAALLVLGGLVFARMLAFVTVVPFFGGQSVPNQIKVAEAVAFVLLIVPGLSASVPELALRGGPFGFAILVIKEVAVGFTLGFVASLVFEAIQVAGRIIDAQRGAMMGEMLNPMLQEQVSELGQFKLQVAIVIFLALGAHRLVIEALFRSFELIPVTDFPKLGTGLSPALTSIILLTGEILTLGVRLAAPAMAALLLTDVFFGLINRVAPQFNVFFLSMPVKMALGIFIVMLSLAIYAEQYQAAFREALQAFEVLMRQLAP; encoded by the coding sequence ATGACGGACCCGATTGGCTTTATTGATGCACTGTTGCGCCTGCTCGACGTGCAGGTGTCGGTCGCGGCGCTGCTCGTGCTGGGCGGACTGGTCTTTGCCCGCATGCTGGCCTTTGTGACCGTCGTGCCCTTTTTCGGCGGACAGAGCGTGCCCAACCAGATCAAGGTCGCCGAAGCCGTGGCGTTCGTCCTGCTCATCGTGCCGGGCCTAAGCGCCAGCGTGCCGGAACTTGCCCTGCGCGGCGGGCCCTTTGGCTTTGCCATTCTCGTCATCAAGGAAGTGGCCGTGGGGTTTACCCTGGGCTTTGTCGCCTCGCTGGTTTTTGAGGCCATTCAGGTTGCCGGGCGCATCATTGACGCGCAGCGGGGCGCGATGATGGGCGAGATGCTCAACCCCATGCTTCAGGAACAGGTCTCCGAACTGGGGCAGTTCAAGCTTCAGGTGGCTATTGTCATTTTTCTGGCGCTGGGCGCGCACCGGTTGGTCATCGAAGCCCTGTTTCGCAGCTTTGAACTCATCCCCGTGACGGACTTTCCCAAGCTGGGCACGGGCCTGTCGCCAGCACTGACCAGCATCATCCTGCTGACAGGTGAAATCCTGACGCTTGGCGTCCGCCTGGCCGCGCCTGCCATGGCTGCCCTGCTGCTGACCGATGTGTTTTTCGGACTCATCAACCGCGTTGCGCCGCAGTTCAACGTGTTCTTCCTCAGCATGCCGGTCAAGATGGCGCTTGGTATTTTCATCGTCATGCTGTCGCTGGCCATCTATGCCGAACAGTATCAGGCGGCTTTCAGGGAGGCACTGCAAGCCTTCGAGGTGCTGATGCGGCAGCTTGCGCCGTAG
- a CDS encoding FeoA family protein — MKRWLAALRPSSATSATPQTLADVPAGERVRVRRLLDMDGAETLRERGLCETSEVRVIADGDPLVCSVLGVRMTLNRHTAQGILVERLP; from the coding sequence ATGAAACGCTGGCTTGCCGCCTTACGCCCTTCCTCGGCAACTTCCGCCACACCCCAAACCCTGGCCGATGTCCCGGCCGGCGAGCGCGTGCGCGTCCGGCGGCTGCTCGACATGGACGGCGCGGAAACCCTGCGGGAGCGCGGGCTGTGTGAGACTTCTGAAGTGCGTGTCATTGCGGACGGCGATCCGCTGGTGTGTTCCGTGCTCGGCGTACGGATGACCCTCAACCGCCATACGGCGCAGGGCATTCTCGTGGAGCGCCTGCCATGA
- a CDS encoding nicotinate phosphoribosyltransferase — translation MPTTRPVPSLLLTDLYQLTMAQAYWKSGRGEKEAVFQMFFRRHPFDGGFTIACGLHSLIEMLVEATFDDSDLAYLASLPGRDGQPLFEPDFLATLRDFRLVCDIDAIPEGTIVFPFEPLVRVTGPLVQAQLLETIILNIINFQTLIATKAARICLAAQGEPVIEFGLRRAQGPDGGLSASRAAYVGGCAATSNVLAGKVYGIPVRGTHAHSWVMSFGDELEAFRTYAAAMPNNCVFLVDTYDTLEGVRHAIEVGRWLREQGHEMIGIRLDSGDLAYLSIEARKMLDAAGFPDASIVASNDLDETIINSLKQQGACINVWGVGTKLVTGYDQPTLGGVYKLTALRDRGDDSWRYCIKLSEQSIKISTPGIHQVRRYSVDGELIGDAIYDLPSPPASGCVIIDPLDPTRRKRIPAEATYEDLLVPVFRRGECVYGMPSLEAVRQRAQSGLARLAPGLKRFVNPHIYPVGLEQSLYDLKMRLILQARNGGH, via the coding sequence ATGCCGACGACACGGCCCGTTCCGTCCCTATTATTGACCGATTTGTATCAGCTCACCATGGCGCAAGCCTACTGGAAGTCGGGGCGCGGCGAAAAAGAAGCTGTCTTCCAGATGTTTTTCCGCCGGCACCCGTTCGACGGTGGCTTTACCATTGCCTGTGGGCTGCACTCGCTCATCGAAATGCTGGTAGAAGCTACTTTTGATGACAGTGACCTGGCTTATCTGGCCAGCCTTCCGGGGCGGGATGGTCAGCCGCTGTTTGAGCCTGACTTTCTGGCGACGCTGCGCGACTTTCGGCTGGTGTGCGACATCGACGCCATCCCCGAAGGCACGATTGTCTTTCCCTTCGAGCCACTCGTGCGGGTGACGGGGCCGCTCGTGCAGGCCCAACTGCTTGAAACCATCATTCTCAACATCATCAACTTCCAGACCCTCATCGCCACGAAAGCGGCGCGGATTTGCCTGGCGGCGCAGGGGGAACCGGTCATCGAGTTTGGGCTGCGCCGGGCGCAGGGACCGGATGGGGGGCTGTCGGCCAGCCGGGCGGCCTATGTCGGCGGCTGTGCGGCGACCTCGAACGTCCTGGCTGGCAAGGTGTATGGCATTCCGGTACGCGGCACGCATGCCCACAGTTGGGTGATGTCCTTTGGCGACGAGCTGGAGGCATTTCGCACCTATGCGGCGGCGATGCCCAACAACTGTGTCTTTCTGGTGGATACCTACGACACGCTCGAAGGCGTGCGCCATGCCATCGAGGTTGGCCGCTGGCTGCGCGAGCAGGGCCATGAAATGATCGGTATCCGGCTTGATTCGGGAGACCTGGCCTACCTGAGCATCGAAGCGCGCAAAATGCTCGATGCCGCCGGCTTCCCGGACGCCAGCATCGTTGCCAGCAATGACCTCGATGAAACCATCATCAACAGCCTCAAGCAGCAGGGAGCCTGCATCAACGTGTGGGGCGTGGGCACGAAACTCGTGACCGGCTACGACCAGCCGACGTTGGGCGGCGTCTATAAGCTGACGGCGCTGCGTGACCGTGGTGACGACTCCTGGCGCTACTGCATCAAGCTGTCGGAGCAGTCCATCAAGATTTCGACGCCGGGTATTCACCAGGTGCGGCGCTACAGCGTGGATGGCGAACTCATCGGCGACGCCATCTATGACCTTCCCTCACCGCCGGCTTCCGGGTGCGTCATTATTGACCCCCTCGATCCGACCCGGCGCAAGCGCATCCCGGCTGAGGCGACGTACGAAGACCTGCTCGTGCCGGTTTTTCGGCGCGGTGAGTGTGTGTATGGGATGCCGTCCCTGGAAGCCGTCCGGCAGCGGGCGCAATCAGGGCTGGCCCGGCTGGCGCCGGGGCTGAAGCGGTTTGTCAATCCGCACATCTACCCGGTAGGGCTGGAACAATCCCTCTACGACCTGAAGATGCGGCTGATTCTGCAGGCGCGCAACGGTGGTCACTAG
- a CDS encoding FeoA family protein produces MTLDALAIGATARVERVRGGRAVAQRLQEMGLTTGVVVKLIRIAPLGDPLEIELRGYRLSLRKDEAAAIEVSPGE; encoded by the coding sequence ATGACACTCGATGCCCTGGCCATCGGTGCGACGGCCCGCGTCGAGCGCGTCCGGGGCGGGCGGGCCGTTGCCCAGCGCCTCCAGGAAATGGGTCTGACGACCGGCGTTGTGGTCAAACTCATCCGCATTGCCCCGCTGGGCGATCCGCTGGAAATCGAGCTGCGGGGCTATCGGCTGTCGCTGCGCAAGGACGAGGCCGCTGCCATTGAAGTCTCCCCAGGTGAGTAA